The segment AAGTAAGACATTTACTGGAAAAGAAGAGAGCTTTGGGAATTTGATAGTTGATACAAAAGATGCCTATATTCTTTTGTCATATCTGAGTTATGATGAGGACAATCAAGAAGAATCCAGAAGATATTTTGAAAAGGCTTTAGGTATGAACTAAGCCTAACTTTTTTTTGATTTTTGTTTAGCAATGATAATATAGTTAGATCAATTACAGATCGAACAATTCAAAGCGAGAAGTCAAAAAAGAAATGACATATCGCCACTATTTCTAACTTAAAAGTATAAAATTGTAAAATAATATTCATTAGATCGATCAGTCAAACTTATGTAATTTCCTGAAATCAGAATCCCTCATGAGACAGGTTCCACCATTATAGGTTGAGTCCTTACGGATCTTCCGCCAGACATCAGAAAGCTTGTCCTCATGAATATTTCCAAAAGATAGAGGAAGGCATGAACAGGGGAATATATCACCTTCCGGAGTTATGTGAAGCCACTTTCTTCCTGCAAAACATCCCATCTTCTTTAGCACATGAGGGATTGCGAATACCTTAGGACCATCCATGGATTCAGTACGTTTCACGAAATCATCGAACTTCTTGTGATCATCTGCAGTCATCATCTCATCAAGGCGGTTCATCCAGCGTCCCGTAGGGACTATCTCGAAGAAAGAGATCTCATGGACACCGAGATCTGTTGCTATTTTGTAGAAATCATCCAGTTCATCAATGTTCCCTGGAGATATTACCACATAGATATTAACGAGCAGACCGGCATCAAGCGAATTTTTAACAGCACCAATGGCATCCTTGAACACACCTACTCGCCCTCGCATGGTGTCATGCCCTTTTTCGGTCGAACTGTCAAGACTTATGCTCAACATATCAAGCCCTGCTTCCTTAAGAGAAATTGCACGCTCTTTTGTCAACCCCACTCCCGAAGTGAACATTCCGGTAGTAGCAAGGTCACCATCAACATAACTGATAAGTTCTTCAAGGCCTTCATAGACAAGTGGTTCGCCGCCATCAAAGACAATGAAAGTAGAGCCCATATCGAGAACCTGATCAATTGTACTTTTAACGTCCTCAGCAGACAACGATGCCCTGTTCTTAGTATCAGGAAGTGCACAGTGTATACAATTATTAGGACAATCCTCGGTTATGGAAATTGTTACCTGCTCAGGAACCATCTTTCCACGTATGTAACCCATCTGGCTCGATACCAGACGATCAAAAGCCTTGCTGGGTATAGGTGGCATCCACGTAGAGAAAACAAGCTCTTCCCCTCTTACCAATGCAGGCCTTTGTCCTTCAAAAAGGTCCAGCATCTCAGAAGTCAATGGTTTGATGGCACGTGATGCAACTCCCGAAGTATGCATCCTGACGAGCCCATCTTCGACCGTAGCATAGACCTTATAGAAGGGATTTTTATAAAAATAATATCGCTTATCAGTCACCATGAGATCACTTGTTCCTCAATAAGGCCCTGTAAGCCAGAAGTGACTTCGGGTTTTTCTTTAGCATAAAAAGACCAAGCTGCATTGACCTGTGGAAAGAAGTACCTGAAAGGAAAGAGAAATCCACGCCTTCGAAAGTCCTCATAAGATCGTCGATCTCAGGATCCGTCATTTTGCGCAGTGTTTCCAGACCTATACGACCAAGCACATACTCTGCCCTGTACTCGGCATTCCACCTCTTACGATACTCAGAAAGGAACTTTGCCGAAACGTTGCCTTTTGCAATAGCATCTGCAGCTACGTCACCACACATCTGTCCGGCATGCATGCTATACCCTATTCCAGACTGTCCTGCAGCACCACCGACCAACATCACACCATCGGCCAACATCTGTTTGGGTATAGTGATTATAGGGTCACCACCCACAGACCTTTCAAGAACTTCAAGATCATCGAGACCTTTTAGCTGCTTGAATTTATCGACCCATCTTTCAAAGAATGGAGATACATCTTTCCCATGCCCCCTCACATAGACCCCAAGGGTAGCAAGATTCCCTCCGCATGGAGAATAAGTGGATTTCCAGCCAGGGCAATGATTCCCAACATAATATTCAAACATATCAGGTTCACCAATGCCATCTGCTTCTACAAATGCTTCCATTGCCCATGCAATGTCATTGGGATGTTTCATTGGTTTAAGTCCGAGTAAACCGGCGACCTTTGAATTGATACCATCGGATACGATAACCAGAGAACAGGTTAGCACACCATCCGAAGTACTAAGGTTCATAACACCCTTGCTTCTGAAGACGCTACTAACCTCAACACCCATATGAACCTCTGCTCCGGCATCCATGGTCTGCTTTGCATAATATTCATCGAACTTTAACCGGTCAAGGAAATATGCAGGACTTTCAATAGCTACCCTGCCACCGGAAGGAGCGATCAGGTAAGCACCCCTCATGTTCTTTATCACATAACTCTGATCAACGGGTTCTTGCGACCTGTCGAACATACCCTTGAAAAAAGTATTAGCAGGATGTGTGGGATAACCTATTATCTCTTTTTTATCTACAACGAGTACCTTTGCTCCTTTTCGGGAAGCATTTCTTGCTGCCATCAGACCCGCCGGCGAGGCACCTATTACAATTATATCTGCATCCATTTAAGAACCTCTGATCACCACAGGATACCTGCATAAGATGTTAAAACGATAGAGAGCACTACATCGACTATAAGGGAACCAAACATGAAACCCCTGTATCTTGAACCCTGCAGGAACAGCTTTCCACCACGCTCGGGAAGAGGATTTTTTACAAAATCAAGTGCCTGCATTATCATCCAGATACCGGAAAGAATTGCTCCCACAAAGAATATCGGACCGAGATGTGCAGTTAGCCCAATAGCAAACGATGAAAGAATACCTACAGACCAGCATACGAAGACGAACTTTGATGTTGCAGGAACTCCAAATGTCACAGGGAATGTTGGTGCACCTTTTGCACGATCGCCTTCCACATCCCTGGAGACTCCTGAAAGAGTGAAACCCCAGTCAGCCACACACATCATTATGAAAAAGAATATACCAGGCAATGGCAGGATAACACCATCGCTACCCCGAAGTATCCCGGCAGGGTCGAATGCAAGCCAGATACCCACAGGAACAAGACCATATGCAATACCAACTGGTACAAAGCTCAGGAATGTTAGCCTTTTTGCCAGCTTAGAATAGATACTGATAGTAAGAACTGCAACAACCAGAACCATAAATGATTCAGGGTTTAAGTAGAATGCTGCAATTGAGGCAATCACGAATAGAACGAATGCATATGTAAGACCCTGTTTTTGAGATACCTTCTCTGAAGCAAGTGGCCTGTCAGGAAGATTTATTTGATCAATATCCACATCACAGCAATCGTTGTACACATAGGAACTTGTGATAGCTGCATATCCACCGATAACAGCAATTATGAAAGGAATGAGCGGAGGAAGGGCAGAAGTTGCCAGATATGATGCAAGTAGAGCACTTGCTGCCGGAAGGGCAAAATCCATATCCGCTATTTCCGGCCTTAGCAGTTCTAAGTAAGGGTTGCGTGTCTTTGATCCTGTTGTTGATACCAAATAAATCACCATTGAATGATATCTTCAAATTTTATGGTTATAAAAAGTGACAGATCATTCTTTAATATCTGCGATCTGCCCCAGCTTTTCGAATAGAGGATGTTCAAATCCATCTTCTTTAATAAATGTGAACTTTGCCTCTGGATTTAACTCGATAAGAGCAATAGTGTTCTCAAGAGCCTTTCCAAGAGATTCTATATCAGGAGTCCTGATCACTTCTGCATTGAAAGGATATACCTCAGCAAGTTCAGCAGGGAATGCACCAAATGGAGCCTTGAAGATCAGATCATTGTCATAACCTTTGATATCTTTCTTTGAAGCCGATCTGATCACAGCAGAACCCTTTATAGTGAAACGCTCAAGCTTATTGGAAAAGCGCAGCACTTCAGGCCTCTGTGCAGATTCCGGACCACAATAGAAGAATGTGGACTTTGATGCAGGGTCATATTTCTCGATCCAGTCTGTATAGGAATACATCTTTTTTAGTGCTTCCAGCATTCTCGGGTGAGTGCGACATCTTTGTTCCACAAGTTCCAGGAGATTCCCTTCCTTAATGGATTGCTTGACAAGACGCATTTCCTCAAATGTAACATAAAGATTATGTCTTGCGAGAAGCTCACTGCAATTATCAGCTTTCCTAACCTCTTCTGCTGTATGGGATATACATACAGGACAAGAGCATGGGAGATAGCTCAGGTTATCAATATGATATGTACCGTTGGAAGTGATATAACGCCTGTCCTTAGCATATAATGCGTAAGCAGCAGAATCAAAGAGGTCACAACCAAGTGCCACTGCAAGTGCGAACATCATAGGGTGTCCGGCACCAAACAGGTGTACAGGAACTGTTGGGTCAAGTCCTTTCTTCGCTGATACGATAACATCGACAAGATCAGCATATCGATAGGATTCCATCAATGGAACTACTGCACCCAGAGGATAGACATCGAACTTGTGATCGCGAAGATCCTCTGCACACTTCTGGCGAAGGTCAGGATATGTTGAACCCTGCACGGGTCCTGCCAAAAGCATCTCGTCATTGACCATCCCACGCGCTTCTTTTAAGCGCTCAAGAGTGATCTTAAGTTCGGATTCCGCCCTACTACGTGGAACATCAGGTGGTGTAGGAATATCCAAAGGGACACCTATGTCAGAACCGATCGTTTTCTGGAACTCGATTATCTGCTCGTTAGTTACATCGATATCACCGTAGACAGAAAGCTGGAATGAGCCGGAATCGGTCATTATGGGACCGTCATAATCAAGAAGAGAATGAAGCCCGTCTTTTAGCGCTTTTTCGCGCAGATTGTCCTTGCGTGATATGATATATGAATTGGTAATTAGCATCTGGGCACCAAAATCTTTCATCTCGGAAGGTTTGATGACCTGAAGGTTCGGATTGATCACAGGCATGACGGTAGGGGTTTCCACAACACCATGCGGTGTTTTCAGTTTCCCGATACGTCCTGCAGCATCTTTATGGGTTATCTCGAATATCGATGACATTTGAGCATTAGATATTGGCTGATATTATATATTTGTATTTCATGGATGACTCATGAAATACAAATTCATATCAGTTAAAAATCCAGACCAGTATAATTAATTTGCCAGAATTTCCGACACTTTTTCAAGTGTATCGGCCAATTCAGGTCCTTTTACCCTCAAATCCTTATTCTTACTTATACCAAGATCCGTCACCAGAATATGACGGTCCACTTCAAGACCTGAAAGCTCAAGAGCCTTCTTTGTACAGTTGAGAGGACATCCATCGATCGCGATAATGCGATCACAGCCTTCTGCCGACCTGAGAAGACCAGACACCTGACCTCCGATACCAACAGCACACATCATCTTACCAACTCCCTTTTCAGTAAGTTCAATGGCAAGCTGATTGGATAGTTGTCCTACATTAGAAGCACCTGAACATGAGAACAATGCTACATTAGTAGAGTCACAGGCACATTTGATCTCTTCTGCCATGAGATAATCCACCTGCATCACTGAGTTAACCATTCCCTTACCTTATCTTCGGAAGGGATCTTGCCTGCGAACTTGACATCGCCATCAACAACTAGTCCGGGGGTAACCATAACTCCATAGTCCAGTATCTTATTGATATCTTCAACCTTGATGATCTCAGCATCAATGCCTGCTTCATTTACTACTTTTTCCACGATCTCTTTTACTTTGTTGCATTTAGCGCAACCTGAACCAAGTACTTCTATTTTCATCTTTGAACCTCTCAATGTTTTTGATTTATGAAACTATTTTATATTTTTGTTTTTAATTTGATATTTATACCAGAGGACTGTTCAATAACCCCTTCTTAATATCCCTATGAGTTCTTTTGGGTGAGGCATCTTTTTTTGTATACTCTTGCATAAAGATTCCAGATCATATTCGCATTTTATGAGCTCTACAGAATGATTTTCAGTGTCGAAAACAGCGCAACTCGCATGTACATCCCCATTCCTTGGCTGGCCAACCGAACCGGGATTAAGTATAGTCACATCACCCACCTGCCTGATGAAAGGAATATGAGAGTGACCAATCACTATGAAATCCGCATCCACACCATCGATCATCTCAAGGACCTTGTCTTCGGGAGTGTCGGGTTTGATGTATTCATACATAGACCTCGGGCTTCCATGAGTAAAGAGCATATTCGTGCCATCGAGAGTCCTTTCAATGTGCATCGGTAATTTCTTCAGAAATTCCATATGCATATCATCAAGCTGTCCCCACGTATATTCTCTGGTGGCTGTTGACAGATGCTTGTACTTGTAGCCGCATCCGCAATCGACCTTTGAAGCCACTGCATTGTCATGATTGCCTTTGATTACTGGAACATCCTGATCCATTAGGGATTCAATGCAACCGACCGGATCAGGACCATAGTCTACAAGATCACCAAGGCAGATCACTTCATCATGCGGTACGGAAAGTACGGCATCAAGAGCATCTTTGTTTCCATGGATATCCGATATTATCAAGAGTTTCATATTTCAGCCCTATATTTGAACATCTTTTTTGTCCTCAGACATATACTTACAAGTCCGAGCATCACAGGAACTTCTATGAGAACTCCCACGACTGTTGCAAGTGCTGCACCCGAATTGATTCCAAAAAGCATTGCTGCGACTGCAATTGCAACTTCAAAATGATTAGAGGCACCAATTAGTGCGGTTGGTGCTGCATCTTCATAATTTATCCCGATCAGTTTAGCAACCCCGTATCCAAGGAAGAATATAAAGAACACCTGAACCAGAAGGGGAACTGCGATCATTGCTATCACAAGTGGCATATCAAGTATCACATCTCCCTGAAGTGAGAACAAGACGACCAATGTTACCAGTAGTGCAGTAATAGCAATGTTATGCATTACAGGTGAGAAAATATTCTCGAACCAGTCCTTTCCTTTGCTTGCAAGCAGATAATTTCTTGAAAAATATCCGGCAAACAGAGGCACACCTACATACATTCCCACGGAAAGCAAAATTGTTTCCCAGGGAACCACGATATCGCTTATACCAAGCAGAAGTCTTGCAAGGGGAGCATATAGGAAGAGCATGGCAAGGGAATTAATTGCAACCATTACCAATGTATGACCTTGATTGCCTTTTGCAAGATAACCCCACACAAGTACCATTGCAGTACATGGAGCAACTCCGAGCAATATCATCCCTGCCATATACTGGGAGATCTGGAGCTCAGTGAGATAAGGAGCAAATATATTTGCCATGAACAGCCATGCAAAAAAGAGCATGGTAAAGGGCTTAATAGCCCAGTTGATGATCAATGTAGTTAGTACAGGCTTAGGCGTCTTTCCTGCTTTTACTACTTGTTTGAAATCGATCTGAACCATGATCGGGTAGATCATGAAGAAAAGACAGATCGCAATTGGAATTGAAACTTCATATACCTGCATTGAATCAAGTGTTCCGGCGATCTGTGGAAAGATCTTACCAAGGACAATACCAATGACTATGCATGCAAAGATCCATACAGTCAGGTATTTTTCGAAAAATCCCAGTTTTTTTTCATCAGCCATTATAATCACCCACCATTATCAATTTTTGAATAATAGCAATACAATCACCCAATAACGTAACCAAATCCAAGTCCTGCAAGTGTAGCAATTATAACTACAAGTGTTATGTATGAAGCACCTCTTTTTGCACCCATTATCCTGCTTATGACTATCATGTTAGGAAGACTAAGTGCTGGTCCTGCCAGAAGCATAGATAGTGCCGGACCTTTACCCATGCCAAGAAGCGTAAGTGCACTAATAATTGGGACTTCGGTTAGTGTTGAGAAGTACATCAGGGCTCCGGAGACCGATGCGACCAGGTTTGAGGAAAAAGATTCGCCACCAACGAACCGGGCAACATATTCTGAAGGAAGAACTTCCACAATTATCCCTGCAAAGAACACACCAATCAGAAGAAGAGGTGTTATCTGCTTGACAAGGAACCATGTCTCACCCATCCATGAAGAGAGCTCCTCACGGGTAAACCATTTGAAAGACAGATATATAGTAACAGCTATGAGGGGAATAAGTATTGCTGCCATCATTGTCCATGTACTGAATATCTCCGGAACAACAAGAATTCCCAGAAGCAGGATGAACAACATTGCACTGTTCTTGTGCTTTTCTTCTCCGAAAGTGGTGATCTTCTTCCTCTCCACATTACCTCTTTCAAACATCGCTGCCATCGTAAGTCCAATAATAATAGATAAAGAAACAGCTACAACAGCCCTTGCCACACCAAGATCATAACCAAGGATCTTGGCAGTATAAACTATTGCAAGTATGTTTATGGCAGGTGCGGAGAAAAGAAATGTTGTTGCGGGTCCGATCCCTGCACCTCTTTTATAGATACCTGCAAATAAAGGGAGCACGGTGCAACTGCACACGGCAAGAAGACAGCCTGATGCAGCTGCTACTGAGTATGAGACATATTTGGGCGCATCTGCTCCGAAGAACTTCAATACTGACTCCTTAGAGAACAGTGATGCTATTGCACCCGCAAGAAAGAATGCAGGTATCAGACAGAGGAGCACATGCAGCGCAAGGTAGTTCTGAACTGATTGGAACCCAGCATTCATAAGATATAGTAAATAATCATATGACATAATTTCAAATAATGTTGAAACACTATATAAACATACCTATTTCAATATTATTTGAATTGTATTGAAAGAGTTCCAGCTTCAACACAATTCTGCAGACATTAAGATGAAGTAGATTTAATCAAGAAAAAACTGCAAAACTGCGACCATGAATAAAAACATATCAGAACAACAAACCCAAAGCTAGTGAGTTAAGATCAGTTAAAGAAAAAGGGTAATAGAGTGAGCACAGCAGCGACGCAGATTTCCCGAGGACTCTCGTACCTCAGTACAGTAAGCAACGTGGGCAGGCTTATCTTCTGTGTTCGGAATGGGAACAGGAGTGGCCCTGCCGCTATGGCCGCCGTACTCTAACTCATATTAATGGATGAAAGCCAAAGTCCAAATCCAGATCAGCGCTTCTGCAGCGCGCGACCTTTGAGCTTTGCTCAAGAGGTCAGGATACTGAATAAGACCTTACTTTTGTTAATGGATGAAAGCCAAGGTCCGAATCCAGATCAGCGCTTCTGCAGCGCGCGACCTTTGAGCTTTGCTCAAGAGGTCAAGATGCTGAATCAGACTTTACTTTTTTAACGGATGAAAGCCAAGGTCCGGATTCGAACCGGAATGGAATCGCTCTGCAGGCGATTGCGTAGCCGCTCCGCCACCTTGGCATTTGAACGAATCCTAGTAGGTAATACAGGCATATAAGCCTTTACATTGCGACAATGAAAGCACAAGTCTGATGATTAGACACAAGCTCAGTACTAACTTTAAGCAAAGCTCAAGAACTGTTGAATACTTGAAAAAGATAAAGTTACAACTCATGGGTTGTAGCAGATCGAAGAAAAGTTAAGGTAAAGAGTGAGCATAGCAGCGACGCAGATTTCCCGAGGACTCTCGTACCTCAGTACAGTAAGCAACGTGGGCAGGCTTATCTTCTGTGTTCGGAATGGGAACAGGAGTTGCCCTGCCGCTATGGCCGCCATACTCATCTCTAATACTGGAAATGATCATGTTATTATATTACATATCAGATTTCGCCTGGACAAAGCAAAACGGATGAGGCACAGATATTAGTGGCCGCGGACTGAACACCTCGTTGCCTTGGTGCGTACATCCCGACTCTATCAATCCGGTCTTTTACCGGAATCCTTAACGTAGTCTCTTTTTAGGTCAGATTTCGAGCTTAGATGCATTCAGCTCTTATTCCTTAGCGCGTAGCTGCTCGGCAGTGCCTTGTCAGACAACCGATCGACCAGTGGCGCCGTTGCTCTGTTCCTCTCGTACTAAAAGCAACTTACCCTCAGACTACAGACACCTCTAGTAGATAGTAACCGACCTGTCTCACGACGGTCTAAACCCAGCTCACGATCTCCTTTAATAGGCGAACAACCTCACCCTTGGCTGCTGCTGCACAGCCAGGATGGAAAGAACCGACATCGAGGTAGCAAGCTGCCGGGTCGATATGTGCTCTTGCCGGCAACGACTCAATTATCCCCGGGGTAACTTTTCTGTCATCTTTAGCCCGCACCAAGCGGGACATAAAGGTTCGCTAGAACCGACTTTCGTCTCGTGATCCGCTACTGTGCCGAATCACGTCAGGCTAACTTATGCTCTTGCACTCTTCAGTAGGTTTCCGACCCACTTGAGTTAACCATTGCGCGCCCTTGATATCTTTTCAAGGGCGTCCCGCCCCAGGCAAACTGCCCACCTATCGGGGTCCTCCTCTCGGAGTAAGGGGCGTAACTTTGGAAGGGTAGTGTCCCAATTGTGACTCCACCGATGCTGGCGCACCGGCTTCGACGTCTCCTACCTACACTGTACATCCAAAATCACACCCCAGCGACAGGCTGCAGTAAAGCTCCACGGGGTCTTCACTTCCCCCTAGAGGTCTCTAGACTCTGCACTAGAATGTAAGCTTCACCGGACTCTGGCTAGGGACAGTAGAACTCTCATTGATCCATTCATGCAAGTCGCCAATTAAGCGACAAGGTACTACGCTACCTTAAGAGGGTCATAGTTACCCCCGCTGTTTACAGGCCCTTCTTTCCGTTGAACCGAAGTTTCAGGTACCTGCACTGAGCAGGATTCAGAGATCGTACTAGCCCTTACGGGTTTGCGATCTCCTATGTTGATATTAGACAGTTAGAGTTCTCTGGTCACTGCGACCTGCCGTCTACACGGCAGGCACTCCTTCTCCCGAAGTTACGGAGCCAATTTGCCGAATTCCCTTAGCCAAATTATTCCGACACGCCTTAGCCTTTTCAGCTAGGGGCACCTGTGTCAGATCTCGGTACGGACATTTAACTCCCTTTTCACGGGTTCCAGGGTGAAGCTGACTTTCGCCATAACATATTCGTCTGCTTCTCGCCATTACGGCTCTCCACAGAGTTCGATGCTTAGACGGCGCGACGGCGCCGCTCAGCCTGCCCCGAAACGTCAGTTTTATTGTTAAATGGTACAGGAATATTAACCTGTTTCCCTTTTGATGTACTCGAATTACGGTACAACTTAGGACCGACTAACCCTCGGCTGACGATCATTGCCGAGGAAACCTAGCCCTTCGGCGGTCAGGATTCTCACCTGACTATGCTGCTACTATTACCAGGATTTTCGTTTCCGCTCGGTCCACAGGACTTCACAGCCCTGCTTCTGCCCAAACGCAACGCCTTCCTACAAGATTACCTTTCGGTACTCCGTGGTATCGGTGGTCGACTTGAGCCCCGTCCATTTTCGGGGCCCCAAACCTCGACTGGTGGGCTGTTACGCACTCTTTAAAGGATAGCTGCTTCTAAGCTAACCTTCCAGCTGTCTAGGGCTTAGGACGCCCTTTAGTATTAACACTTAGTCGACACTTAGGGACCTTAACCACGGGCTGGGTTGTCTCCCTTACGGACTACAAGCTTACCCCAGTAGCCCGGACTCCAACCTTCTACGACGACGGTGGGTTCGGAGTTTGACAAGCGGCTGAGGGATTTCTCCCCCGGGACCACCAATCAGTGCTCTACTCCACCGACTATCTCCAGTTAGGTCATGCTGCGACATGTTTTGGAAGGAACCAGCTGATGCCGGGTTAGATTAGCCTTTCACTCCGAGACGCAGGTCACACGAATGATTTGCAGATCAATACCGCTTGCGGTCCTCCACGTAGCTTTCGCCACGCTTCAACCTGCCCACGCCTAGATCACCCGGCTTCGGGTCGTAACTTAGTGACTCCACGCACTTGTATACGCCGCACCTCACCCCGTGAAGGGTTGCGTGCTTGTTGCTTTCGCTTCGGCTTCCCAGATAAAGGTTAGCCATCGCCACTTAGTTACACTCCCTGGCCCGTTCTTCAAAACGTATGATATGACATCGGCATTAGAACTCGTACTACAACCTCGCGGTTGATTCCTTCGAACTAAAGATCCTTTCATGCCATATCGCTCCATCACCATCAGGTTTCAGGCACTTTTAACCTCCCTTTTGGGGTACTTTTCAGTTTTCGGTCACCCTACTACTTCGCTATCGGTCTCAAGACGTATTTAGTTTTGGAAGTTGGTGCCTCCCAAATTCCCGCGTGATTTCCAACACACGGTACTCAGGAACATTTCCAGTTCCTCTTTTCTTTGCTTACGTGACTTTCACACTCTACGGTCTAACGTTCCAGAAAAGTTCAGCTAAGAAAAGGTCGGAACCTTAGAAAGTTCCTACAACACCACATCTCCCTCACATTACTGGAGGGATTCAGTTTGAACTTTGCCGTGTTCATTCGCCATTACTAACGGCATCTCTTCGATTTCTCTTCCTGCCCCTACTAAGATGTTTCAATTCGGGGCGTTCCCGATCATGACTGATCAGCACAAATGTGCTAAGAGGTCTCATTAGGAAATCTCAGGTTCATAGATTCCATGCGTCTACCCTGAGCTTATCGCAGCTTGGCACGTCCTTCATCAGCGCTTGAGCCGAGCCATCCACCTGACGGCATAATTACCAGAGTCCATCTCACTTTGTCCAGTGAGCGTCTGATATGTAATATATACATGATCTCATAGTGCCCAATATCGGGGAAAGGGCACATCCATCCTTCCCAAGCAACATTACTTGCTCGGTGCACTTGATGATTGTGAATCGTAATTGATCCAATGGACTTGCTGGGATTCGAACCCAGGGCCTTCGCCTTGCAAAGGCGACGATCTTCCAACTGATCTACAAGCCCTCGCTCGCATTTTTTCCAGCGAAATCTTGTTTCATTGAAGTGGTTTGTCGAAAGTGGCAGTTTATCGATTTCTGACTGATAGCGTTGATCCGCTTTGTGCGGATCGTTGCTTAGGAGGTGATCCAGCCGCAGATTCCCCTACGGCTACCTTGTTACGACTTAACCCCCCTTGCGAAATTTAGGTTCGAACACGGCACAAAATCCGTGCCCTCACCCATACCTCACTCGGGTGGTTTGACGGGCGGTGTGTGCAAGGAGCAGGGACGTATTCACCGCGCTATGTTGAAACGCGATTACTACGGATTCCAGCTTCACGAGGACGAGTT is part of the Methanococcoides orientis genome and harbors:
- a CDS encoding thioredoxin family protein, translating into MKIEVLGSGCAKCNKVKEIVEKVVNEAGIDAEIIKVEDINKILDYGVMVTPGLVVDGDVKFAGKIPSEDKVREWLTQ
- the arsB gene encoding ACR3 family arsenite efflux transporter produces the protein MADEKKLGFFEKYLTVWIFACIVIGIVLGKIFPQIAGTLDSMQVYEVSIPIAICLFFMIYPIMVQIDFKQVVKAGKTPKPVLTTLIINWAIKPFTMLFFAWLFMANIFAPYLTELQISQYMAGMILLGVAPCTAMVLVWGYLAKGNQGHTLVMVAINSLAMLFLYAPLARLLLGISDIVVPWETILLSVGMYVGVPLFAGYFSRNYLLASKGKDWFENIFSPVMHNIAITALLVTLVVLFSLQGDVILDMPLVIAMIAVPLLVQVFFIFFLGYGVAKLIGINYEDAAPTALIGASNHFEVAIAVAAMLFGINSGAALATVVGVLIEVPVMLGLVSICLRTKKMFKYRAEI
- a CDS encoding UbiA prenyltransferase family protein, which gives rise to MVSTTGSKTRNPYLELLRPEIADMDFALPAASALLASYLATSALPPLIPFIIAVIGGYAAITSSYVYNDCCDVDIDQINLPDRPLASEKVSQKQGLTYAFVLFVIASIAAFYLNPESFMVLVVAVLTISIYSKLAKRLTFLSFVPVGIAYGLVPVGIWLAFDPAGILRGSDGVILPLPGIFFFIMMCVADWGFTLSGVSRDVEGDRAKGAPTFPVTFGVPATSKFVFVCWSVGILSSFAIGLTAHLGPIFFVGAILSGIWMIMQALDFVKNPLPERGGKLFLQGSRYRGFMFGSLIVDVVLSIVLTSYAGILW
- a CDS encoding metallophosphoesterase family protein codes for the protein MKLLIISDIHGNKDALDAVLSVPHDEVICLGDLVDYGPDPVGCIESLMDQDVPVIKGNHDNAVASKVDCGCGYKYKHLSTATREYTWGQLDDMHMEFLKKLPMHIERTLDGTNMLFTHGSPRSMYEYIKPDTPEDKVLEMIDGVDADFIVIGHSHIPFIRQVGDVTILNPGSVGQPRNGDVHASCAVFDTENHSVELIKCEYDLESLCKSIQKKMPHPKELIGILRRGY
- the tgtA gene encoding tRNA guanosine(15) transglycosylase TgtA, with amino-acid sequence MSSIFEITHKDAAGRIGKLKTPHGVVETPTVMPVINPNLQVIKPSEMKDFGAQMLITNSYIISRKDNLREKALKDGLHSLLDYDGPIMTDSGSFQLSVYGDIDVTNEQIIEFQKTIGSDIGVPLDIPTPPDVPRSRAESELKITLERLKEARGMVNDEMLLAGPVQGSTYPDLRQKCAEDLRDHKFDVYPLGAVVPLMESYRYADLVDVIVSAKKGLDPTVPVHLFGAGHPMMFALAVALGCDLFDSAAYALYAKDRRYITSNGTYHIDNLSYLPCSCPVCISHTAEEVRKADNCSELLARHNLYVTFEEMRLVKQSIKEGNLLELVEQRCRTHPRMLEALKKMYSYTDWIEKYDPASKSTFFYCGPESAQRPEVLRFSNKLERFTIKGSAVIRSASKKDIKGYDNDLIFKAPFGAFPAELAEVYPFNAEVIRTPDIESLGKALENTIALIELNPEAKFTFIKEDGFEHPLFEKLGQIADIKE
- a CDS encoding putative zinc-binding protein, with protein sequence MAEEIKCACDSTNVALFSCSGASNVGQLSNQLAIELTEKGVGKMMCAVGIGGQVSGLLRSAEGCDRIIAIDGCPLNCTKKALELSGLEVDRHILVTDLGISKNKDLRVKGPELADTLEKVSEILAN
- a CDS encoding radical SAM protein, coding for MVTDKRYYFYKNPFYKVYATVEDGLVRMHTSGVASRAIKPLTSEMLDLFEGQRPALVRGEELVFSTWMPPIPSKAFDRLVSSQMGYIRGKMVPEQVTISITEDCPNNCIHCALPDTKNRASLSAEDVKSTIDQVLDMGSTFIVFDGGEPLVYEGLEELISYVDGDLATTGMFTSGVGLTKERAISLKEAGLDMLSISLDSSTEKGHDTMRGRVGVFKDAIGAVKNSLDAGLLVNIYVVISPGNIDELDDFYKIATDLGVHEISFFEIVPTGRWMNRLDEMMTADDHKKFDDFVKRTESMDGPKVFAIPHVLKKMGCFAGRKWLHITPEGDIFPCSCLPLSFGNIHEDKLSDVWRKIRKDSTYNGGTCLMRDSDFRKLHKFD
- a CDS encoding NAD(P)/FAD-dependent oxidoreductase, translating into MDADIIVIGASPAGLMAARNASRKGAKVLVVDKKEIIGYPTHPANTFFKGMFDRSQEPVDQSYVIKNMRGAYLIAPSGGRVAIESPAYFLDRLKFDEYYAKQTMDAGAEVHMGVEVSSVFRSKGVMNLSTSDGVLTCSLVIVSDGINSKVAGLLGLKPMKHPNDIAWAMEAFVEADGIGEPDMFEYYVGNHCPGWKSTYSPCGGNLATLGVYVRGHGKDVSPFFERWVDKFKQLKGLDDLEVLERSVGGDPIITIPKQMLADGVMLVGGAAGQSGIGYSMHAGQMCGDVAADAIAKGNVSAKFLSEYRKRWNAEYRAEYVLGRIGLETLRKMTDPEIDDLMRTFEGVDFSFLSGTSFHRSMQLGLFMLKKNPKSLLAYRALLRNK